A genomic stretch from Mus pahari chromosome 6, PAHARI_EIJ_v1.1, whole genome shotgun sequence includes:
- the Sec61b gene encoding protein transport protein Sec61 subunit beta, which yields MPGPTPSGTNVGSSGRSPSKAVAARAAGSTVRQRKNASCGTRSAGRTTSAGTGGMWRFYTEDSPGLKVGPVPVLVMSLLFIASVFMLHIWGKYTRS from the exons ATG ccGGGTCCAACGCCCAGTGGCACCAACGTGGGCTCCTCTGGCCGCTCTCCCAGCAAAGCGGTGGCCGCACGGGCTGCGGGATCCACTGTCCGGCAGAG AAAAAATGCCAGCTGTGGGACCCGGAGTGCAGGCCGCACCACCTCTGCAGGGACTGGGGGAATGTGGCGATTCTACACAGAAGATTCCCCAGGGCTCAAAGT GGGCCCCGTCCCAGTGCTGGTGATGAGTCTTCTGTTCATCGCTTCTGTATTTATGCTGCACATTTGGGGCAAGTACACGCGATCGTAG